From Branchiostoma lanceolatum isolate klBraLanc5 chromosome 16, klBraLanc5.hap2, whole genome shotgun sequence:
TTGTTTCACTTCATTGCATGCAGGCCTGTTGTCAGAAGCTCAGTGTAAGTCCAAGTTCCTATGGAGAAGGAAAGCTGGTTCCAAACAAGAGAAACAGGGAAGCTCTCCGGTTCCAACTTCAACAACCAATCAGCAAGCTCCAAATCCTGTAGCTGTGAGCAATCAGCCTTCAGGTTTCACTGTAACCAATGAGTGCCTTGACACCTCAACAACCAATCCGCAACCTCAAAtcccaaccaatcagagaccaATTTCTGACAAACAGAACCCCTTGAGTCAACTCCTGTCCAGAGGTGCACCAGCTGCTGTAAATGCCAACATCCCTGGATGGCAACCCCACAAAAATCCAGTGGCTCCTCCCACTAATGAATCAGCCAATCAGCCACAACCTGTGTTTGTCAATCAAGTCAATGTGTATTTGGGTGCCCCACCCAAGGATGGGGAGGGTGGACCATCTGCTGTGCAGGTGTCACCTGCGTTTGTTGCCCAACTCCTTTCAAATAATGGCTCGTTGGCGCCACAGCAAATGTTGTCCATGCTTTCTTCACAGAATACGCCAGCCAGTCCTGCTAGCAATAACACTTCACAGCAGAGTCAGAGCATTAATACTGGATCTTACGGTGCAAATTATCATCTTAGCATGTCTCTAGACCAAGCTGCTACTCACACTAAAGCAGGGACCAATCAGATGCAACCTTCAACTGTCAATCAGAAGGCACCAACCAATGAATGGCCTTCATCTTCAGCTGCATCAGCACTGTTGTCCTCACTTGGTACTCAACTTGGTAACATGACACCTCCCCCGAGCAGTGGACCAAGTCCTGGCCACTTGACCAATCAGAGTCCTGCCGACAACTCTGGAAGACAAGCTATCCTCTCCCAACTTTTGGGGATTTCGAATTTGAACAAGTCAGCTCAGTCAGCATCCAATCAGAGAAGATCTTCCCCTGTCCAATCAGTGTCAAACCCAATGTTCATGGACGTAGCAGGCCCTTCTTCTGCATCAACCAATCTTCTGAGACCCACGATGACCAACCAAGATAGAGCGGGAGGCTCTTTAATACATGCTGGGGCGAGCTCCTCGGCTCAGAGTGAAAATCTACAGTTGACCGTTGAACAGAGAATGTTAATCGAGGAACTGGACAAGGCACAGAAGCTGTATCTTCCGAGCCAAAACTGGGATGAGGTTAGGGTAAGTCATGCTACTGTTTTTGGCAAAGCCTCTGGGGTAGAGCTGGAAGAACTTTTACCTCCAtgacatgtctgtctgtctgtgcttCTGAACAATAT
This genomic window contains:
- the LOC136421720 gene encoding nuclear hormone receptor family member daf-12-like, coding for MGDIVKLSDVFQEQEESTVVQRGPGPSEEERGKLGLDCTICGDKATGYHYGAFSCEGCKGFFRRAFLRGHVKKCPTGGSCEMDLYMRRKCPDCRLRRCKTMGMRPECLLSEAQCKSKFLWRRKAGSKQEKQGSSPVPTSTTNQQAPNPVAVSNQPSGFTVTNECLDTSTTNPQPQIPTNQRPISDKQNPLSQLLSRGAPAAVNANIPGWQPHKNPVAPPTNESANQPQPVFVNQVNVYLGAPPKDGEGGPSAVQVSPAFVAQLLSNNGSLAPQQMLSMLSSQNTPASPASNNTSQQSQSINTGSYGANYHLSMSLDQAATHTKAGTNQMQPSTVNQKAPTNEWPSSSAASALLSSLGTQLGNMTPPPSSGPSPGHLTNQSPADNSGRQAILSQLLGISNLNKSAQSASNQRRSSPVQSVSNPMFMDVAGPSSASTNLLRPTMTNQDRAGGSLIHAGASSSAQSENLQLTVEQRMLIEELDKAQKLYLPSQNWDEVRATLVTNTLEEHQAKAVDLITAGIEKHIQFDKTLRGFKDLSEEDQIALVKGSVVEAMLIKMVQSGEVETEDILQNILISAHTKEFLDNILPFYKSVHQLRLDSNTYNLLHAVIVLSPDRPYVHDQARVQRAQDMYLDTLVLYCKLHYPHQPYIFPHLVATMTEMRSLGHNHERHWRNKDIMRKEPLIVEITPSLKNQ